GGCGTGACCACGTTCTTCGCGTCGATTTTCGTGTCCTCGCTCACCGTCGCCGCGCTGCTCGGCGCTGTGGCAGCTGTCGGCGTGAGTTATCGAGCGGGTGCCACGTTCCTGCGCAGGGACGGCTCCAAACACCGCTCGAGTTCGATCGGGACCGCCGTCGGCATCGGTATCGTTGCCGCCGTCGTCGGGTGGTACGGCGTGACCGGGCCGGCCATCGGGATCGGCGTACAGGGCCTCGGAATTTCTGTGCTGCTGCTCGGGTTCGTCGGCTACGCCGTCCTCGGCGAATACGAGCGGCTGCGGCTGCGCGAGTCGTTCCCCGACCGTGGCGGTTCGCGATCGCGCCCATCATCGCCGACCGAGTGACGAGCCTTGATTACTGCTCGCAGCCAACTGCTGTCCATGAGCGACGTCTTGATTCCGGGGGGTCGCGACGTCCGCGGGACGCTCGAGGAACCGCCAGATGGGACCGATGCGATCGTCGTCGCCTGTCCACCCCATCCCCAGCAGGGGGGATCGCGCAGCGACGGGCGCCTCGTGGCGGTCGCAGCGGCGCTTCGCGGGTTGGGAATTGCCAGCCTCCGGTTCGATTACGGCCCGTGGGACGAGGGGTATGGCGAGCGCGAGGACGTGCGCAATGCCGTCCGCTGGGCTCGTAAGAAATACGACGGTGGGGGTTGTAAATCGGCCGACGACGGTGAAACGGACGCTGACGCGCTCCCAGTCGGCGTCTTCGGCTACAGTTTCGGCGCGTCGCTGGCGCTACTCGCCGCAGCGGATGTCGACCCCGACGCTGTCGTGGTTCTCGCGCCGACAGCGCGACTTGGCAACGATCTCGACACACTGGCCGCGCTCGAGGCCCTCGAGATGCCGATCCACGTCCTGTACGGCGAGCGGGACACGACTGTCGACTGGGAACCGGTGGCCGAACGCGCTCGTGAACGCGGCGACACGGTCACCGCGCTGGCCGGCGACCACTTCTTCCTCGGCAAACGCGACGCCATCGCGAGCGAGGTTGCGACGTTCTTCGCGGAGGCGTTTCGCGAGACGACGTAAGGTGGTCGCGTGTACGGTTGCTGCTCGTCGACTAGTTCACACACGCAACGATGCGGTCGGCGCCCGTCGCCGGCCGATCGAACGTGAGCGGTGTGCTGATCTGATTACTGACTTCGATCACGTTCGCGCCGTTTCTCTGCCAGGGACCGCTGTTCCTGGTGATCTTGCTGGCGATCCTGCTGTTGCTCGCGGAGCCAGCCCTCGGCGTCGGGCCTGTTATCGAACATGTGCGACGTGACGTTCGAGCCGACCTCCTGGACGAGGTCGTCGACGGAGAGGTTCGTAATAACGCTCGTTGGCTGAACGATAGCCATGTACGAGAGGTCGGTCTCGAACGCTCGCGGGTGCCAGTTCTCTTGCGTCCACTGCTGGTCCTCCTGCGAGACGGTCCCGAGGTCCCTGAGATCGGCGAGCCAGTAGCTGGCGTTTTTCTCTTTCACGAGCGCCAATCCCTTGTCCAGCCCTTCGCGATACTGCTCGCTCCGAGCGAAGTCGTGCCAGTTCATCGTGACCGCTTGCAGTTCTTCGTCCCACTCGATCGTGAGGACGGGAGATTCGTAGTACTCCATTGTCTCTTCGTGGTAAGTCGCACTATGTAACACTTTCCGCTTCCAGTAAATATAATTATATTCTAACAACTTGCTGAGAGGAATAATTTCATTCCTATATGAATTTCAGAATATCTGGGGTGAATCAGTGCACATATCTGTAGACGGGACGACGGCTTTGATAATGAAATTAGTCGAGGACCGAGTTGCGGTCGTTACGGGAGCGGCATCCGGAATCGGACGGACGACGGCGAAGACGTTCGCGGACCACGGCGCGTCGGTCGTTGTCGCCGACGTGGACGCCGACGCCGGCGCGGAGACGGTCGCGGAGATCGCTGACGACGGCGGTGAGGCGACGTTCGTTCAGACGGACGTGTCCGACCCCGACGACGCCAAAGCGATGATCGAGACCGCGGTCGACGAATTCGGCGGCATCGACGTCCTCTACAACAATGCCGCCATCGAAGGCCCCGTCGCGCGACTCGACGAGTACGAGAACGACGCCTTCGAACAGGTCATCGAGGTGAACCTGAAAGGCGTCTGGTACGGGATGAAGTACGGTATCGAGGCGATGCTGGCCGACGGCGGCGGATCGATCATCAGCGCCTCCTCGATCGGCGGCGAGGTCGCGGTTCCGCAGTACAGCGGCTACGGGGCGGCGAAAGCAGCCGTCAGCCACCTCACGAAGTACGCGGCAATCGAGTACGCCGAGGACGGCATCCGCGCCAACGCCGTCGCCCCAGGGATCGTCCGTACGAACATGATCGAGCGGACGATCGAGGAACACCCCGAGATGGAAGCACAGTTCCTGGAGACCGAGCCGATGCCCGGCCTCGCGGACCCCCAGGAAATCGCGAACGCCGTCCTCTTCCTCGGTTCGGACCTCTCGTCTCGAGTCACCGGGACCACGCTGCCCGTCGAGGGCGGCTACCTCGCCCAGTGACGCGACGACGGGTCGGATCGACGCCGAAGACAGTCTCGAGCGAGCGATCGTCGACCCCGGCGATGCGGATAATCGTTTTCCCCGCTCGCGGATAAGCCATCGACGTGGCACTGATCCACGACCGAGGATGGCGCGGCCGCACGCATCGATGACCACCGACAACTCGCTGTCGACCGTCCGCGCCGAATCGTGGGCGGACCTGCAGGAACTGGTCACCGCGGAGATGTGGATGCCCCACATCGGCCGGCACCGCTCACCGTTCGTGTTTCGGGGGGTCCCCTCCCAGGACCACACCCTCGAGACCTCGATCAAGCGGTTCGTCGGGGAGTCGGGGAAGTGGAAACTCGAGTCGTTGCTGTTACGGAACTTCCACCAGTACGCCGTCAGCGAGATCGAGGAACCCGACTCGGTCTGGCACCTGCTCTCGATCGCCGAACACTACGGCCTGCCGACCCGGCTATTGGACTGGTCGTTCTCGCCGCTGGTCGCGACCTACTTCGCGGTCCGGGACGGCGACACCGCCCACGACGGCGCCGTCTGGGCGGTCGACTACCGGCAACTCCACGACACGCTACCGGAGCACTACCACCGCGTCCTCGAGCGGACCGAGACGGACATGCTCGACGTGCATCTGCTCTCGAACGCGACCCTTGAGTCCGACGCGGAGGCGGCCGACGCCGCCGACGAGGCGCCGATGCGCGACCTGAACGACGTCTCCCGGCTGGACGATCTCTGGAGCGAGCGCTGGGGCGTCGACGCCGACGAGGCGGCCGACGACCAGTACGTCGTCTTCTTCCGGCCGCCGGCGATCGACGACCGCATCGCCAACCAGTCGGCCGTCTTTTCGTTCCAGTCCGATCCCCGACTCGCCCTCGACCGGTGGCTCGAGGATCGCCCGGACTGCTACCGAAAGATCGTGATTCCGGGCGAGCGTAAACTCGAGTTCCGCGACAAGCTAGATCAGATGAACGTCAACCACCGGACGCTGTTTCCCGACCTCGAGGGGCTGACGACGTGGCTCAAGCAGTACTATCAGCCGCAGGGGTGAGTGGTTCGGCGAACGGATTCGACAACGCGCC
Above is a genomic segment from Haloterrigena salifodinae containing:
- a CDS encoding alpha/beta hydrolase, producing MSDVLIPGGRDVRGTLEEPPDGTDAIVVACPPHPQQGGSRSDGRLVAVAAALRGLGIASLRFDYGPWDEGYGEREDVRNAVRWARKKYDGGGCKSADDGETDADALPVGVFGYSFGASLALLAAADVDPDAVVVLAPTARLGNDLDTLAALEALEMPIHVLYGERDTTVDWEPVAERARERGDTVTALAGDHFFLGKRDAIASEVATFFAEAFRETT
- a CDS encoding SDR family NAD(P)-dependent oxidoreductase, with the protein product MKLVEDRVAVVTGAASGIGRTTAKTFADHGASVVVADVDADAGAETVAEIADDGGEATFVQTDVSDPDDAKAMIETAVDEFGGIDVLYNNAAIEGPVARLDEYENDAFEQVIEVNLKGVWYGMKYGIEAMLADGGGSIISASSIGGEVAVPQYSGYGAAKAAVSHLTKYAAIEYAEDGIRANAVAPGIVRTNMIERTIEEHPEMEAQFLETEPMPGLADPQEIANAVLFLGSDLSSRVTGTTLPVEGGYLAQ
- a CDS encoding FRG domain-containing protein; this encodes MTTDNSLSTVRAESWADLQELVTAEMWMPHIGRHRSPFVFRGVPSQDHTLETSIKRFVGESGKWKLESLLLRNFHQYAVSEIEEPDSVWHLLSIAEHYGLPTRLLDWSFSPLVATYFAVRDGDTAHDGAVWAVDYRQLHDTLPEHYHRVLERTETDMLDVHLLSNATLESDAEAADAADEAPMRDLNDVSRLDDLWSERWGVDADEAADDQYVVFFRPPAIDDRIANQSAVFSFQSDPRLALDRWLEDRPDCYRKIVIPGERKLEFRDKLDQMNVNHRTLFPDLEGLTTWLKQYYQPQG